The window TCTTGTCTGCCTCAAGTTAATTGTACACAATGTAACAAAACTCATCAGTTTGTATGATAACAGAATGTAcataaccaaaaacaaaaaaacgcTACCTATTATCTTAGAAAACCAAGAACATGCGACTGAAATGCCTAAAAATGGTATATAACCTGTAAATTTCCATGTTATAATCTTTTGAGGTAACTAAGAAGAATTACAGAAACATCTTCTGTTgactacttttttcttttcttttttgatgtTCCTCATCTTTTCCGCTCTTTCAAGATGCTGGGAATGATAAATACAGAATCTACACAAAGTCCGCCTTTAGAATGCGTGCAGTCGATCTGTTTCATGGAAAATCTAATTTCCGTGGTTGATCCCGACTTGTTGACCAAAAACTCACCTACCTTATATTCTATCCATGACCCCCGCTTGCGGTGTCCACTTACATCAATAAATCCGTGCTCGTCTAAACAGAATTCGTGCGTTGCTTGCTGTCCATCAGAAGTAGACATTTCAAACCGTACAGGCTTTACATCCCAACCGTGAGTATGCTCGAAGCTGCATACACGTCGGCCTAGCCGCTTGTAGAACCTTCCAAGGTGAAGCCTGAAGGTCAGTGTATAGATATCAGCAGGAAAAGGAAATTTCACCATCCCATCTACTTCAAACCACCAAATTTGCTGCAGATATGCCACAACATTGAACCTGAAAAGATCGAGTAATGTAAGAGGTCtactattattttgtaaaatcctAACAATTTGCTAAGTAACAACAGACACGAACTCTAGCAACCCTGCTTGATGGAAATCACATTGTTAGGCTGCACT of the Cucumis sativus cultivar 9930 chromosome 3, Cucumber_9930_V3, whole genome shotgun sequence genome contains:
- the LOC101206359 gene encoding F-box protein PP2-A15; protein product: MGASLSNMGEAVNGSTIGPGLGDIPENCVARVFLHLTPPEICNLARLNRAFRGAASSDAVWESKLPSNYQDLLDFLPPERYQNLSKKDIYALLSRPVPFDDGNKEVWLDRITGRICMSISAKGMAITGIDDRRYWNWIPTDESRFNVVAYLQQIWWFEVDGMVKFPFPADIYTLTFRLHLGRFYKRLGRRVCSFEHTHGWDVKPVRFEMSTSDGQQATHEFCLDEHGFIDVSGHRKRGSWIEYKVGEFLVNKSGSTTEIRFSMKQIDCTHSKGGLCVDSVFIIPSILKERKR